A stretch of Carya illinoinensis cultivar Pawnee chromosome 14, C.illinoinensisPawnee_v1, whole genome shotgun sequence DNA encodes these proteins:
- the LOC122293403 gene encoding uncharacterized protein LOC122293403, whose translation MEVKSIAFSADVHLPKLFDKHNYAEWAIRLRTYLKSRDLWDDIINVNKNAAPPGQEDDEDAINVPIGRNYMALDAIQMSCGPDAFAEIRTCCSAHTAWQTLKKKYDTEQYHLKKKRRKEIDNSYLQYADLYKAVLRGNLPATKEFLDSQPEAVRKAITDKGETALHIAVTAGHAHIVKELVDQHHQDDQDGDGCRARMTKEDLGIEDGDGCTALMKALEYGRSELARYLYTRTPLKDLMPAEKDKKGAMLLTRAIYSKNLDLALDLLWSYPRLTYALDDHGESPFLALASMPHAFPRENQLGFLKQWIYDHCIHIDQSASSTYEIRLNINSYLGTTQSVPAKSIVSNLLGIEQLYDMKKIHSHSKELLSSMCEVIPTISQTLQLTSGGVYDAINRAVKNGIFEFVSETLSKDPRFLEKEDTNSRNILMLAVLYRHSKIFSHIHGLDKNKALTFYKDRNDDNVLHMAAIVEDSTRLDRSSGAALQMQRELQWFKEVEEIVSLNIKEGTNKDNLTPRQLFTKNHEDMMENGEKWMKDTASSCTVIAIPLICLTGVPAFIFVWIQFPILKDMFMSTLFPRILNRKMKP comes from the exons ATGGAAGTAAAGAGTATTGCTTTTTCTGCGGATGTTCATCTTCCTAAATTGTTTGACAAACATAATTATGCGGAATGGGCGATTCGGTTGCGAACCTATTTGAAGAGTCGAGATCTTTGGGATGACATTATTAACGTTAACAAAAACGCAGCACCTCCTGGgcaagaagatgatgaagatgctATAAACGTTCCGATAGGAAGGAATTACATGGCTTTAGATGCGATCCAGATGTCATGCGGGCCAGACGCATTTGCCGAGATTAGGACCTGTTGTTCGGCGCATACTGCTTGGCAAACATTGAAGAAGAAGTATG ATACGGAACAATACCatcttaagaaaaaaagaagaaaggaaattgATAATAGCTATCTTCAGTATGCGGACTTGTACAAGGCTGTGCTTCGTGGTAATTTGCCCGCCACAAAGGAGTTTCTTGATTCTCAACCAGAGGCAGTAAGAAAGGCAATCACAGATAAAGGCGAAACGGCTCTTCACATTGCCGTTACTGCTGGACATGCCCACATAGTCAAGGAGTTGGTGGATCAACATCATCAAGATGATCAAGATGGTGATGGTTGCAGAGCTCGAATGACGAAAGAAGACTTGGGAATTGAAGATGGTGATGGTTGCACAGCTCTAATGAAGGCTCTTGAGTATGGAAGATCCGAACTGGCGCGCTATTTGTATACTCGCACTCCGTTGAAGGATCTGATGCCcgcagaaaaagataaaaaaggagctATGCTTCTTACCCGTGCAATATATTCCAAAAATTTGG ATCTTGCTTTAGATTTACTCTGGAGTTACCCACGTTTGACATATGCTCTTGACGATCACGGCGAGTCCCCGTTCTTAGCATTGGCTTCTATGCCTCACGCATTTCCGAGGGAAAATCAGCTCGGGTTTTTGAAACAATGGATCTACGATCACT GTATACATATTGATCAATCGGCTAGTTCCACCTATGAAATTCGTTTGAACATTAACAGCTATCTAGGTACAACGCAATCAG TGCCAGCAAAATCAATTGTCAGCAACTTGTTGG GAATCGAGCAATTATATGACATGAAGAAGATCCATAGCCATTCCAAAGAACTTCTTTCCAGCATGTGCGAGGTGATACCAACAATCTCCCAAACTCTACAACTTACAAGTGGTGGGGTTTATGATGCAATCAATCGTGCCGTTAAAAATGGGATTTTCGAGTTTGTTTCTGAAACATTGAGCAAGGATCCGAGATTTTTAGAGAAGGAAGACACAAATTCAAGAAACATACTTATGCTCGCTGTTCTATATCGACATTCTAAGATCTTTAGCCATATACATGGGCTTGATAAGAATAAAGCTTTGACATTTTATAAAGATCGCAATGATGATAACGTGTTACATATGGCAGCGATAGTAGAAGATTCCACTAGGCTTGATCGAAGCTCTGGTGCAGCTTTACAAATGCAAAGAGAGTTACAATGGTTTAag GAGGTGGAGGAAATTGTCAGTCTCAATATTAAAGAAGGTACTAACAAAGATAATTTAACTCCACGACAACTATTTACAAAGAACCATGAGGACATGATGGAAAATGGAGAGAAATGGATGAAAGACACAGCATCATCATGTACAGTG ATTGCAATTCCTCTCATTTGTTTGACTGGTGTTCCAGCATTCATCTTCGTATGGATTCAGTTCCCCATTCTTAAAGATATGTTCATGTCGACCCTTTTCCCACGCATCTTGAATAGGAAGATGAAGCCTTGA